A region from the Clavibacter sp. A6099 genome encodes:
- a CDS encoding BlaI/MecI/CopY family transcriptional regulator has protein sequence MSIGRQRPRGELEAAIMDALWDADEPLTAKDVVARIPDPRPALTTVLTVLERLGQKGLVTRSDEARALTFAPARSRTDHAASLMSGALAATKDREAALLRFAGTLDGDDLTALRRALGGDDRA, from the coding sequence GTGTCGATCGGACGCCAGCGCCCCCGCGGCGAGCTCGAGGCCGCCATCATGGACGCGCTCTGGGACGCCGACGAGCCGCTCACGGCCAAGGACGTCGTCGCCCGCATCCCGGATCCGCGCCCCGCGCTCACGACCGTGCTCACGGTCCTGGAGCGGCTCGGCCAGAAGGGGCTCGTCACGCGCTCCGACGAGGCGCGCGCGCTCACCTTCGCGCCCGCCCGCTCGCGCACCGATCACGCGGCGTCGCTCATGTCGGGCGCGCTCGCGGCCACGAAGGACCGCGAGGCCGCGCTGCTGCGCTTCGCCGGCACGCTCGACGGCGACGACCTCACGGCGCTGCGCCGCGCGCTCGGCGGGGACGACCGGGCGTAG
- a CDS encoding HAD family hydrolase produces the protein MSTPGRTIVFDFDGTVSLGDGPVLRYAHHVAETLAVDARPGFAAAVAAGLRQVGRTSGAIDGYALVQGLAADHGVPARLLSAAFLASRAELGGPHAPVLPPAGLASFLIGIAGRVRRVLVTNSPACRIPEALAALGLDDAFDEVVTGAGKPAGMAAVLDRVDPGPAAGLPAARLLSVGDLWVNDLEPAHARGFSTALVGPGSSDDARPTFRATTVADLYDDIDAWLDAVPSSPPVPTSAAPHGKQMHA, from the coding sequence GTGAGCACCCCCGGCCGGACCATCGTGTTCGACTTCGACGGCACCGTCTCCCTCGGCGACGGCCCCGTGCTCCGCTACGCCCACCACGTGGCGGAGACGCTGGCGGTCGACGCCCGTCCGGGGTTCGCCGCCGCCGTGGCCGCCGGTCTCCGGCAGGTCGGCCGCACCTCCGGGGCGATCGACGGCTACGCGCTCGTGCAGGGCCTCGCCGCCGACCACGGCGTACCCGCCCGGCTGCTGTCCGCCGCCTTCCTCGCGAGCCGCGCCGAGCTCGGCGGCCCGCACGCGCCCGTCCTCCCGCCCGCCGGCCTCGCCTCCTTCCTCATCGGGATCGCCGGTCGCGTCCGCCGCGTCCTCGTCACCAACTCGCCCGCCTGCCGGATCCCGGAGGCGCTCGCCGCCCTCGGCCTCGACGACGCCTTCGACGAGGTCGTCACCGGAGCGGGCAAGCCCGCCGGGATGGCCGCCGTCCTCGACCGCGTCGACCCGGGTCCCGCCGCGGGCCTCCCGGCCGCCCGGCTCCTCAGCGTCGGCGACCTCTGGGTCAACGACCTGGAGCCCGCCCACGCCCGCGGCTTCAGCACCGCGCTCGTCGGCCCCGGCTCGTCCGACGACGCCCGCCCCACCTTCCGCGCCACCACCGTGGCCGACCTCTACGACGACATCGACGCCTGGCTCGACGCAGTCCCCTCCTCTCCTCCCGTCCCCACCTCCGCAGCTCCCCACGGAAAGCAGATGCACGCATGA
- the phnC gene encoding phosphonate ABC transporter ATP-binding protein gives MPATRSLAEAGALAPASAPWAVRLAGVTVRYPNGVVALKDVSLDIAGGEMVSIVGLSGSGKSSLIRTINGLVPVTSGEVEVGGTRVDGLAGRRLRALRGDIGMIFQGFNLAKRASVLDNVLVGRLAHTPGWRTFLGMHAAADREIAFQALESVGILPKVWARASTLSGGQQQRVAIARALAQRPRLVLADEPVASLDPPTAHGVMGDLRRINRELGITVLTNLHLLDLAREYGDRMIGLRAGEVVYDGPAATAGDDVFEAIYGRRIRPEDTLG, from the coding sequence GTGCCCGCCACCCGCTCCCTCGCAGAGGCCGGCGCGCTCGCGCCGGCCTCCGCGCCGTGGGCCGTCCGCCTCGCCGGCGTCACGGTCCGGTACCCGAACGGCGTCGTCGCGCTCAAGGACGTCTCCCTCGACATCGCCGGCGGCGAGATGGTCTCCATCGTCGGCCTGTCGGGATCCGGCAAGTCGAGCCTCATCCGCACGATCAACGGCCTCGTCCCCGTGACCTCCGGCGAGGTGGAGGTCGGCGGCACGCGCGTCGACGGCCTCGCGGGTCGCCGGCTGCGCGCCCTCCGCGGCGACATCGGCATGATCTTCCAGGGCTTCAACCTCGCGAAGCGCGCGAGCGTGCTCGACAACGTCCTCGTCGGCCGGCTCGCGCACACGCCGGGCTGGCGCACCTTCCTCGGGATGCACGCCGCGGCCGACCGCGAGATCGCGTTCCAGGCGCTCGAGAGCGTCGGGATCCTGCCGAAGGTGTGGGCGCGCGCCTCCACCCTCTCGGGCGGACAGCAGCAGCGCGTCGCCATCGCGCGGGCCCTCGCCCAGCGGCCCCGGCTCGTCCTCGCCGACGAGCCCGTCGCGAGCCTCGACCCGCCGACCGCCCACGGCGTCATGGGCGACCTGCGTCGCATCAACCGCGAGCTCGGGATCACGGTGCTCACGAACCTGCACCTGCTCGACCTCGCGCGCGAGTACGGCGACCGCATGATCGGCCTCCGCGCCGGCGAGGTCGTCTACGACGGCCCCGCCGCGACCGCGGGCGACGACGTGTTCGAGGCCATCTACGGCCGCAGGATCCGGCCCGAGGACACCCTCGGATGA
- the gcvH gene encoding glycine cleavage system protein GcvH, translating to MTDQTSLQYTAEHEWVQVDGDVATVGITSYAADKLGDVVFVELPAVGDELAGGEVVGEIESTKSVGELFAPIDGTVTEVNDDVVASPDLVNSDPFGAGWLVKVRFEALPTLLSHDEYVALVGE from the coding sequence ATGACCGACCAGACCAGCCTCCAGTACACCGCCGAGCACGAGTGGGTGCAGGTCGACGGCGACGTCGCGACCGTCGGCATCACCTCCTACGCCGCCGACAAGCTCGGCGACGTCGTCTTCGTCGAGCTGCCGGCGGTGGGCGACGAGCTCGCGGGCGGCGAGGTCGTCGGCGAGATCGAGTCGACCAAGTCGGTCGGCGAGCTCTTCGCGCCCATCGACGGCACGGTCACCGAGGTCAACGACGACGTCGTGGCCTCGCCCGACCTCGTCAACAGCGACCCGTTCGGCGCCGGCTGGCTCGTGAAGGTGCGCTTCGAGGCGCTCCCGACGCTCCTCAGCCACGACGAGTACGTCGCGCTGGTGGGCGAGTGA
- a CDS encoding SufS family cysteine desulfurase, translating to MHIAPHDNPGHGPARSAGLTADEIDRIRRDFPLLDSRVNGHPLVYLDSAATSQKPRQVLDAERAYLEHRNAAVHRGAHTLAALATEEFEEAREKVARFVGVDAGEIVWTSNATEGLNLVAYGLGSAAAPASIRVREGDEIVVTESEHHANLIPWQQLALRTGATLRFVPVDDQGALRLETLGDVITERTRVVALAHVSNVLGGVAPLAPVVARAREVGALVVLDACQSVPHLPVDLRALDVDLAVFSGHKMLAPTGIGVLYGRRKVLEALPPFLTGGSMITTVTMESAEFLPPPQRFEAGTQRISQVVALGAAVDYLEAVGMDRIQEHGRRIGARLVAGLSGIRGVRVLGPRDDRIGLAAFDLAGVHAHDVGQILDDRGIAVRVGHHCAQPLHRRLGLTASTRASGTLHTTDAEIDLLLQGVEDAAAFFGAGR from the coding sequence ATGCACATCGCTCCGCACGACAACCCCGGCCACGGCCCGGCGCGATCCGCCGGCCTCACCGCCGACGAGATCGACCGGATCCGCCGTGACTTCCCCCTCCTCGACTCACGGGTGAACGGCCACCCGCTCGTCTACCTCGACTCGGCCGCCACGTCCCAGAAGCCGCGCCAGGTGCTGGATGCGGAGCGCGCGTACCTGGAGCACCGCAACGCCGCCGTCCACCGCGGCGCGCACACGCTCGCGGCCCTCGCGACCGAGGAGTTCGAGGAGGCGCGCGAGAAGGTCGCGCGCTTCGTGGGCGTCGACGCGGGCGAGATCGTGTGGACCTCCAACGCGACCGAGGGGCTGAACCTCGTCGCGTACGGCCTCGGGAGCGCGGCCGCGCCCGCGTCCATCCGCGTGCGGGAGGGCGACGAGATCGTGGTCACGGAGTCGGAGCACCACGCGAACCTCATCCCGTGGCAGCAGCTCGCGCTCCGCACGGGCGCCACGTTGCGGTTCGTCCCCGTCGACGACCAGGGCGCGCTGCGGCTGGAGACGCTGGGCGACGTCATCACGGAGCGGACCCGTGTCGTCGCGCTCGCGCACGTCTCCAACGTGCTGGGCGGCGTCGCGCCGCTCGCTCCCGTAGTCGCGCGGGCGCGGGAGGTCGGCGCGCTCGTCGTGCTCGACGCCTGCCAGTCCGTGCCGCACCTGCCCGTGGACCTGCGCGCCCTGGACGTCGACCTCGCCGTCTTCTCCGGGCACAAGATGCTCGCGCCCACGGGCATCGGAGTGCTGTACGGGCGCCGCAAGGTGCTCGAGGCGCTGCCGCCGTTCCTCACGGGAGGGTCGATGATCACGACGGTGACGATGGAGTCGGCCGAGTTCCTCCCGCCGCCGCAGCGCTTCGAGGCGGGCACGCAGCGCATCTCGCAGGTCGTGGCGCTGGGAGCGGCGGTCGACTACCTGGAGGCGGTGGGCATGGACCGGATCCAGGAGCACGGGCGGCGCATCGGCGCACGGCTCGTCGCGGGCCTCTCCGGGATCCGGGGCGTGCGCGTGCTCGGACCCCGCGACGACCGCATCGGGCTCGCCGCGTTCGACCTGGCGGGCGTCCACGCGCACGACGTGGGGCAGATCCTCGACGACCGCGGCATCGCCGTGCGCGTCGGCCACCACTGCGCGCAGCCGCTGCACCGCAGGCTCGGGCTCACCGCGTCCACGCGCGCGAGCGGGACGCTGCACACGACGGACGCCGAGATCGACCTGCTGCTGCAGGGCGTCGAGGACGCCGCCGCGTTCTTCGGGGCCGGCCGATGA
- the phnD gene encoding phosphate/phosphite/phosphonate ABC transporter substrate-binding protein has translation MKKPALPLLVIGAVAALALTGCSAGAGSDASGTPAPAADPTSLTLALVPSQDQDGLVETAAPLTDMLTKALGIPVTGVVSKDYQAAVEAMGADQAQIGFLPSLQLWQASDMYKAKVVLQTERNGNITYPAQFMTNDPDKYCDDTPVERDGMLFCNGADALSGPQGLDSITKVKGAKVAVLGPGSPAGYIYPMLALKDAGLDIDSDIQQIPVTANDASVLAVYNGDAEVGFSFWDARTIVAKDKPDVGQKVVVFAMTDEIPNDGVAVSGSLSPELQDKITKALADYSATPEGSAALTAVYSITKLAPADPSSLDVVARAAESLGLQ, from the coding sequence ATGAAGAAGCCCGCCCTCCCGCTCCTCGTCATCGGAGCCGTCGCCGCCCTCGCGCTCACCGGCTGCTCCGCCGGCGCCGGCTCCGACGCGTCCGGCACGCCCGCGCCCGCCGCGGATCCCACCTCCCTCACGCTCGCGCTGGTCCCGTCGCAGGACCAGGACGGCCTCGTCGAGACCGCAGCGCCCCTCACCGACATGCTCACGAAGGCGCTCGGCATCCCCGTCACCGGCGTCGTGTCGAAGGACTACCAGGCCGCGGTCGAGGCGATGGGCGCCGACCAGGCGCAGATCGGCTTCCTCCCGTCGCTCCAGCTCTGGCAGGCGAGCGACATGTACAAGGCGAAGGTCGTGCTGCAGACCGAGCGCAACGGCAACATCACCTACCCCGCGCAGTTCATGACGAACGACCCCGACAAGTACTGCGACGACACCCCGGTCGAGCGCGACGGCATGCTCTTCTGCAACGGCGCCGACGCCCTCTCGGGTCCCCAGGGACTCGACTCCATCACCAAGGTGAAGGGCGCGAAGGTCGCCGTCCTCGGCCCGGGGTCGCCCGCCGGCTACATCTACCCGATGCTCGCGCTCAAGGACGCCGGGCTCGACATCGACTCCGACATCCAGCAGATCCCCGTCACGGCCAACGACGCCTCGGTGCTCGCGGTCTACAACGGCGACGCCGAGGTCGGCTTCAGCTTCTGGGACGCCCGCACCATCGTCGCCAAGGACAAGCCGGACGTCGGCCAGAAGGTCGTCGTCTTCGCCATGACGGACGAGATCCCCAACGACGGCGTCGCGGTCTCCGGCTCGCTCTCGCCGGAGCTGCAGGACAAGATCACGAAGGCGCTCGCCGACTACTCGGCCACGCCCGAGGGATCCGCGGCCCTCACCGCCGTCTACTCCATCACCAAGCTCGCGCCCGCCGACCCGTCCTCGCTCGACGTCGTGGCCCGCGCCGCCGAGTCGCTCGGTCTGCAGTAG
- the gcvP gene encoding aminomethyl-transferring glycine dehydrogenase — MTAVDAGTRPATPAPASAPDIAEESSTFAPGAFGARHIGIDSEARATMLGVLGHDSIPSLLAKAVPETIQVDRFRTEGDSVLPEAATERDALAELRRIAGRNRVRTSMIGLGYHDTITPAVITRNVLENPSWYTAYTPYQPEISQGRLEALINFQTMVAELSGLATANASMLDEATAVVEGMLLARRASKAKTDVFLIDADALPQTRALLESRAAAVGIELVAHDLATVDPAELPDAFGAFIQYPAASGRVWDPSAVIARVHEAGGLAVVAADLLALTVITSPGELGADIAVGTSQRFGVPMGFGGPHAGYLAVRAGLERQMPGRLVGVSQDAAGHPAYRLSLQTREQHIRREKATSNICTAQVLLAVMASMYAVYHGPKGLRVIARQANRGARRLVRSLATVGVSPVHAAFFDTVRVSVPGRADEILAAAADGGVNLLRVDADTIGFSVDEATRPEDLAVVARAFGAELAEDEGAAGDLSSIPEASIRTSEYLTHAVFSTHRSETGMMRYLKRLSDKDYALDRGMIPLGSCTMKLNAATEMEAVTWPEFQAIHPFAPADDVEGYLELVLQLETWLADVTGYDTVSLQPNAGSQGELAGLLAIRGYHLANGDDARTVCLIPQSAHGTNAASAVLAGMRVVVVACDELGNVDLDDLRAKIAAHRDELAGLMITYPSTHGVYEHEVGAICQAVHEAGGQVYVDGANLNALLGFARFGDFGGDVSHLNLHKTFCIPHGGGGPGVGPVAAKAHLAPFLPGHPQAQRNVHALVQDGVVSTIEHGGAPVSAAPYGSPSILPISWAYVRMMGAEGLKQATGAAVLSANYIAARLRDHYPVLYAGEDGLVAHECILDLRPLTAATGITVDDVAKRLVDYGFHAPTMSFPVPGTLMVEPTESEDLAEVERFIAAMIGIKQEAGSVAAGEWPADDNPLRNAPHTAESVIAGEWTHAYTRERAVYPVSTLVRDKYWPPVRRIDQAYGDRNLFCACPPPEAFA, encoded by the coding sequence GTGACCGCCGTCGACGCCGGCACGCGCCCGGCCACCCCGGCTCCCGCCTCCGCACCCGACATCGCGGAGGAGTCCTCGACGTTCGCGCCCGGCGCGTTCGGCGCCCGCCACATCGGCATCGACTCCGAGGCCCGCGCCACCATGCTCGGCGTCCTCGGTCACGACTCGATCCCGTCCCTCCTCGCGAAGGCCGTGCCCGAGACGATCCAGGTCGACCGCTTCCGCACCGAGGGCGACTCCGTTCTGCCCGAGGCCGCCACCGAGCGCGACGCCCTCGCCGAGCTCCGCCGCATCGCGGGCCGCAACCGCGTGCGCACGTCGATGATCGGCCTCGGCTACCACGACACGATCACGCCCGCCGTGATCACCCGGAACGTGCTCGAGAACCCGAGCTGGTACACGGCGTACACGCCGTATCAGCCGGAGATCTCGCAGGGCCGCCTCGAGGCGCTCATCAACTTCCAGACGATGGTCGCCGAGCTGTCCGGGCTCGCGACCGCGAACGCGTCCATGCTCGACGAGGCCACGGCCGTCGTCGAGGGCATGCTGCTCGCGCGCCGCGCCTCCAAGGCGAAGACGGACGTGTTCCTCATCGACGCCGACGCCCTGCCGCAGACGCGCGCGCTCCTCGAGAGCCGGGCCGCGGCCGTCGGCATCGAGCTGGTCGCGCACGACCTCGCCACGGTGGATCCGGCCGAGCTGCCCGACGCGTTCGGCGCCTTCATCCAGTACCCGGCCGCCTCCGGCCGCGTCTGGGACCCGAGCGCCGTCATCGCGCGCGTGCACGAGGCCGGCGGCCTCGCGGTCGTCGCGGCCGACCTGCTCGCCCTCACGGTCATCACCTCGCCGGGCGAGCTCGGCGCGGACATCGCGGTCGGCACCTCGCAGCGCTTCGGCGTGCCCATGGGCTTCGGCGGTCCGCACGCGGGCTACCTCGCCGTGCGCGCGGGACTCGAGCGGCAGATGCCCGGCCGCCTCGTCGGCGTCAGCCAGGACGCGGCCGGCCACCCCGCATACCGCCTCTCGCTGCAGACGCGCGAGCAGCACATCCGCCGTGAGAAGGCCACCAGCAACATCTGCACCGCGCAGGTGCTCCTCGCCGTGATGGCCTCGATGTACGCGGTCTACCACGGGCCGAAGGGCCTCCGCGTGATCGCGCGCCAGGCGAACCGGGGCGCCCGCCGCCTCGTCCGCTCGCTCGCGACCGTCGGCGTCTCGCCCGTCCACGCCGCGTTCTTCGACACCGTGCGCGTCTCCGTGCCCGGCCGCGCCGACGAGATCCTCGCGGCGGCCGCGGATGGCGGGGTCAACCTGCTCCGCGTGGACGCCGACACGATCGGCTTCAGCGTCGACGAGGCCACGCGCCCCGAGGACCTCGCGGTCGTCGCGCGCGCGTTCGGCGCCGAGCTCGCGGAGGACGAGGGCGCGGCCGGCGACCTGTCCTCGATTCCCGAGGCGTCGATCCGCACGAGCGAGTACCTCACGCACGCCGTGTTCTCCACGCACCGCTCCGAGACCGGCATGATGCGCTACCTCAAGCGCCTCTCCGACAAGGACTACGCGCTCGACCGCGGCATGATCCCGCTCGGCTCCTGCACCATGAAGCTCAACGCGGCGACCGAGATGGAGGCGGTGACCTGGCCCGAGTTCCAGGCCATCCACCCCTTCGCGCCGGCTGACGACGTCGAGGGCTACCTCGAGCTGGTCCTCCAGCTGGAGACCTGGCTCGCGGACGTCACGGGCTACGACACCGTGAGCCTCCAGCCGAACGCCGGCAGCCAGGGCGAGCTCGCGGGCCTCCTCGCGATCCGCGGCTACCACCTCGCGAACGGCGACGACGCGCGCACGGTCTGCCTCATCCCGCAGAGCGCGCACGGCACGAACGCGGCCAGCGCCGTGCTGGCCGGCATGCGCGTCGTGGTCGTCGCGTGCGACGAGCTCGGCAACGTCGACCTCGACGACCTGCGCGCCAAGATCGCCGCGCACCGCGACGAGCTCGCGGGCCTCATGATCACGTACCCCTCCACCCACGGCGTCTACGAGCACGAGGTCGGCGCGATCTGCCAGGCCGTGCACGAGGCAGGCGGCCAGGTCTACGTCGACGGCGCGAACCTCAACGCGCTCCTCGGCTTCGCCCGGTTCGGCGACTTCGGCGGCGACGTCTCGCACCTCAACCTGCACAAGACGTTCTGCATCCCGCACGGCGGCGGCGGACCCGGCGTGGGCCCGGTCGCGGCGAAGGCGCACCTCGCGCCCTTCCTGCCCGGCCACCCGCAGGCGCAGCGCAACGTGCACGCGCTCGTCCAGGACGGGGTCGTCTCGACCATCGAGCACGGCGGCGCCCCGGTGTCGGCGGCTCCGTACGGATCCCCGAGCATCCTGCCGATCAGCTGGGCCTACGTCCGCATGATGGGCGCGGAGGGGCTCAAGCAGGCGACCGGTGCCGCGGTCCTCTCGGCGAACTACATCGCCGCGCGCCTCCGCGACCACTACCCCGTGCTCTACGCGGGGGAGGACGGCCTCGTCGCGCACGAGTGCATCCTCGACCTGCGTCCGCTGACCGCCGCGACCGGCATCACGGTGGACGACGTGGCCAAGCGCCTCGTCGACTACGGCTTCCACGCGCCCACCATGAGCTTCCCGGTCCCCGGCACGCTCATGGTCGAGCCGACGGAGAGCGAGGACCTCGCCGAGGTCGAGCGCTTCATCGCGGCGATGATCGGCATCAAGCAGGAGGCCGGCTCGGTCGCCGCGGGCGAGTGGCCGGCCGACGACAACCCGCTGCGGAACGCGCCGCACACGGCCGAGTCGGTCATCGCGGGGGAGTGGACGCACGCGTACACGCGCGAGCGCGCCGTCTACCCGGTGTCGACCCTCGTGCGCGACAAGTACTGGCCGCCGGTGCGCCGCATCGACCAGGCGTACGGCGACCGCAACCTGTTCTGCGCCTGCCCGCCGCCGGAGGCGTTCGCCTGA
- the gcvT gene encoding glycine cleavage system aminomethyltransferase GcvT, which translates to MPDAPAGTAPAGTAPDAAAGAPPRRSPLHDVHEAAGASFTDFAGWLMPVRYTSDLAEHRAVREAAGIFDISHMAEIAVEGEGAAAFLDAVLAGKLSAIAEWQAKYTLLLDPSGGIVDDLIVYRTGEESFLVVANAGNHDPVLAVLAEAARGLDDVEVDDASDDVALIAVQGPVSRAILEATAGLETETPLEALRYYRATAARFAGQDVLVARTGYTGEDGYELYVATEDAVALWEALVAAGAPLGLLNTGLACRDTLRLEAGMPLYGHELGLHTLPVQAGLGKVVALGKEGDFRGRAAVEKGPDPVARVLVGLVTEGRRAPRADYPVYAEEAAGDSAAALEAVMEATEGAVAPVGIITSGALSPTLGHPVAMAYVDPSLAAPGTRLAVDVRGTRVPATVVTLPFYSRKALA; encoded by the coding sequence ATGCCCGACGCACCCGCAGGAACCGCACCGGCCGGCACCGCGCCCGACGCGGCGGCCGGCGCCCCGCCCCGCCGATCCCCGCTGCACGACGTGCACGAGGCGGCCGGCGCCTCCTTCACGGACTTCGCCGGCTGGCTCATGCCGGTCCGCTACACGAGCGACCTCGCCGAGCACCGCGCCGTGCGCGAGGCCGCGGGCATCTTCGACATCTCGCACATGGCCGAGATCGCCGTGGAGGGCGAGGGCGCCGCCGCGTTCCTCGACGCCGTGCTCGCGGGCAAGCTCTCCGCCATCGCCGAGTGGCAGGCGAAGTACACGCTGCTGCTGGACCCCTCGGGCGGCATCGTCGACGACCTCATCGTCTACCGCACGGGCGAGGAGTCCTTCCTCGTCGTCGCCAACGCGGGCAACCACGATCCCGTGCTCGCCGTCCTCGCCGAGGCCGCCCGAGGCCTCGACGACGTGGAGGTCGACGACGCGAGCGACGACGTCGCGCTCATCGCCGTGCAGGGCCCGGTGTCCCGCGCGATCCTCGAGGCCACCGCCGGCCTCGAGACCGAGACGCCGCTCGAGGCGCTCCGCTACTACCGCGCGACGGCCGCGCGCTTCGCGGGCCAGGACGTGCTCGTCGCCCGCACCGGCTACACGGGCGAGGACGGCTACGAGCTGTACGTCGCGACCGAGGACGCCGTCGCCCTGTGGGAGGCGCTCGTCGCGGCCGGCGCGCCGCTCGGCCTCCTGAACACGGGCCTCGCCTGCCGTGACACGCTCCGCCTCGAGGCAGGCATGCCGCTGTACGGCCACGAGCTCGGGCTCCACACCCTGCCCGTCCAGGCCGGCCTCGGCAAGGTCGTCGCGCTCGGCAAGGAGGGCGACTTCCGCGGGCGCGCCGCCGTGGAGAAAGGGCCGGATCCCGTCGCCCGCGTGCTCGTCGGCCTCGTCACCGAGGGCCGCCGCGCGCCCCGCGCCGACTACCCCGTCTACGCCGAGGAGGCCGCGGGCGACTCCGCCGCGGCCCTCGAGGCCGTGATGGAGGCCACCGAGGGCGCCGTCGCGCCCGTCGGCATCATCACGAGCGGCGCCCTGTCGCCCACGCTCGGCCACCCCGTCGCCATGGCGTACGTGGATCCCTCGCTCGCCGCCCCCGGCACGCGCCTCGCCGTCGACGTCCGCGGCACGCGCGTGCCCGCCACCGTCGTGACCCTCCCCTTCTACTCGCGAAAGGCCCTCGCATGA
- a CDS encoding copper resistance CopC family protein: MASPHHPRTPSLLRRAALAAGAAALVLGGALIPAGAASAHDRLVGSTPAADATVTDEPGTIALDFSEELLALDAQASGFAIQVVNASDSSFHEDGCVTVDGSTATTRIALGTAGTYQVTWRAVSSDSHPIDGTYSFTYAPTGDTTGTPAITAAPACGDAWAGSAATATPEPEGTMTTQGAESVAPAPTSDARSGESVPLADAAETTPVWVFVLIGLVILAAAVLVVVGVVRRSSRRFPGEDGESVGGPYDGADDPR, encoded by the coding sequence ATGGCGTCTCCGCACCACCCCCGCACCCCGTCCCTCCTCCGTCGTGCCGCGCTCGCCGCGGGAGCCGCGGCCCTCGTGCTGGGCGGGGCGCTCATCCCGGCGGGCGCCGCGTCCGCGCACGACCGGCTCGTGGGATCCACCCCCGCCGCCGACGCCACCGTCACGGACGAGCCCGGCACCATCGCGCTCGACTTCAGCGAGGAGCTGCTCGCGCTCGACGCGCAGGCCTCCGGCTTCGCGATCCAGGTGGTCAACGCCTCCGACAGCTCCTTCCATGAGGACGGCTGCGTCACGGTCGACGGATCCACCGCCACGACCCGCATCGCGCTCGGCACGGCCGGCACCTACCAGGTCACCTGGCGCGCGGTCTCGAGCGACAGCCACCCCATCGACGGCACCTACTCCTTCACCTACGCGCCGACCGGCGACACGACGGGCACCCCGGCCATCACCGCGGCCCCCGCCTGCGGCGACGCCTGGGCGGGCAGCGCGGCGACCGCGACGCCCGAGCCCGAGGGCACCATGACGACGCAGGGCGCCGAGTCCGTCGCCCCCGCTCCCACGTCGGACGCGCGGTCCGGCGAGTCCGTGCCGCTCGCCGACGCTGCGGAGACCACGCCCGTCTGGGTGTTCGTGCTCATCGGCCTCGTGATCCTCGCGGCCGCCGTGCTCGTGGTGGTCGGCGTCGTGCGCCGGTCGTCGCGCCGGTTCCCCGGCGAGGACGGCGAGAGCGTCGGCGGTCCGTACGACGGCGCCGACGACCCGCGCTAG
- a CDS encoding SseB family protein — protein sequence MTDSQDREPTPLEQAIARGQAGESDMTAVLTEFINTTVVVPTATPLTPETDQLQPVLFDRDGVPMLAAFTHEDRIDEKVTSVADHVATIPAAELVQAIPEGTGLVINVGTTDGFEMMPEGVAQLADDVRRVIDQDEDGAPQAPASPSPDAI from the coding sequence ATGACCGATTCACAGGACCGAGAGCCCACCCCCCTCGAGCAGGCCATCGCGCGCGGCCAGGCGGGCGAGTCCGACATGACCGCAGTCCTCACCGAGTTCATCAACACGACGGTCGTGGTGCCCACCGCCACGCCCCTCACCCCCGAGACCGACCAGCTCCAGCCCGTCCTCTTCGACCGCGACGGCGTGCCCATGCTCGCCGCATTCACGCACGAGGACCGCATCGACGAGAAGGTCACGAGCGTCGCCGACCACGTCGCCACCATCCCCGCCGCCGAGCTCGTGCAGGCGATCCCCGAGGGCACCGGCCTCGTCATCAACGTCGGCACCACCGACGGCTTCGAGATGATGCCCGAGGGCGTCGCGCAGCTCGCCGACGACGTGCGCCGCGTCATCGACCAGGACGAGGACGGCGCGCCGCAGGCACCGGCATCGCCCTCGCCCGACGCGATCTGA
- the sufU gene encoding Fe-S cluster assembly sulfur transfer protein SufU, which produces MSAPASGGGALYQELILDHSRTPEGTGDPTGWPLHAHQVNPTCGDEITLGVRVEDGRLVEIAWTGHGCAISQASASMLVGVLDGADLDTVHARAAAFREVMRSRGASHLDPEEFGDAVALDGVSRYVGRVKCAMLPWTTLEDALRKS; this is translated from the coding sequence ATGAGCGCTCCCGCGTCCGGCGGCGGCGCGCTGTACCAGGAGCTGATCCTCGACCACTCGCGCACGCCCGAGGGCACGGGCGATCCCACCGGCTGGCCGCTGCACGCGCACCAGGTGAACCCGACGTGCGGGGACGAGATCACCCTCGGCGTCCGCGTCGAGGACGGCCGGCTGGTGGAGATCGCGTGGACGGGCCACGGCTGCGCGATCTCGCAGGCGTCGGCGTCGATGCTCGTCGGCGTGCTCGACGGCGCGGATCTCGACACGGTGCACGCGCGCGCCGCCGCGTTCCGCGAGGTCATGCGGAGTCGCGGGGCGTCCCACCTCGACCCGGAGGAGTTCGGCGACGCCGTCGCGCTCGACGGGGTCTCCCGGTACGTCGGCCGCGTGAAGTGCGCGATGCTGCCGTGGACGACGCTGGAGGACGCACTCCGGAAGAGCTGA